One bacterium DNA window includes the following coding sequences:
- a CDS encoding ABC transporter substrate-binding protein, with protein GAAARRPAAAQAPGVLRIARGADARSLDPHVNARLYDRMVLYTLYEPLLDADAQGNFFPVLAKSWDVGSTGLVITFHLRSGVAFHDGTPFNADAVKWNIERVLDPATGSEHRTRFEGIIQGVRAVDPQTVRIYLTRPYPPLFSELTDRPGLMVSPAAVKKYGRDFGRNPVGTGAFRFVEWIQGNRVVVQRSEQYWNRRAIRSSGIVFTDFPEPAVADARLRGGELDLVCLEGLPADDVLAFQKQAAYRVVLSPARRWEAIQMKVDVPPFDNRNFRQAVMYAINREQIHAVIYRGLGRATGKFFHEGWWQDPAYNGPAYNPDLAKQRLRESGYLDRPAPLTFYVLSSQVPLGEMAQAQLAAIGIRTNIRLVSERDQYPMVLRGEIPFTIPQTWTPRVDPHGLAYILWHSKGYANSAHYRNPQVDKLLDDASATYDKAVRTGLYRQAERLIVEDASYVFYYAAPDYALMRGQVRGFRYGFDLMPRVAEAWVEG; from the coding sequence CGGCGCGGCCGCGCGGCGGCCGGCCGCCGCGCAGGCGCCCGGGGTGCTTCGCATCGCGCGCGGCGCGGACGCGCGGAGTCTCGATCCGCACGTCAACGCGCGCCTCTACGACCGGATGGTCCTGTACACACTGTACGAGCCGCTGCTCGACGCGGACGCGCAGGGCAACTTCTTTCCGGTCCTCGCGAAGTCGTGGGATGTGGGCTCTACGGGCCTCGTGATCACGTTTCATCTGCGCTCCGGCGTCGCGTTCCACGACGGCACGCCGTTCAACGCGGACGCCGTCAAGTGGAACATCGAGCGGGTGCTGGATCCGGCGACGGGATCGGAGCACCGCACGCGCTTCGAGGGCATCATTCAGGGTGTCCGGGCCGTCGATCCACAGACGGTGCGGATCTATCTCACCCGGCCGTACCCGCCGTTGTTCTCCGAACTCACCGACCGCCCCGGCCTCATGGTCTCGCCCGCCGCGGTCAAAAAGTACGGCCGTGACTTCGGCCGCAACCCCGTCGGCACCGGGGCATTCCGGTTCGTCGAGTGGATCCAGGGCAACCGGGTCGTCGTCCAGCGGAGCGAGCAGTACTGGAATCGGCGCGCGATCCGGTCGAGCGGTATCGTTTTCACGGATTTTCCGGAGCCGGCGGTCGCCGACGCGCGCCTGCGGGGCGGGGAGCTCGACCTCGTCTGCCTCGAAGGCCTCCCGGCGGACGACGTCCTCGCGTTTCAGAAGCAGGCCGCGTACCGCGTCGTTTTGAGCCCGGCGCGCCGCTGGGAAGCGATTCAGATGAAGGTGGACGTGCCGCCGTTCGACAACCGCAATTTCCGCCAGGCGGTGATGTACGCGATCAATCGGGAGCAGATCCACGCCGTGATCTACCGCGGTCTCGGCAGGGCGACCGGCAAGTTCTTCCACGAAGGATGGTGGCAGGACCCCGCCTACAACGGGCCGGCCTACAACCCCGACCTGGCGAAGCAGCGCCTCAGGGAGTCCGGATATCTCGACCGGCCGGCGCCGCTCACGTTCTACGTGCTGTCCAGCCAGGTGCCGCTCGGCGAGATGGCGCAGGCGCAGCTCGCCGCGATCGGGATCCGCACCAACATTCGGCTCGTCTCCGAGCGTGACCAGTACCCCATGGTGCTGCGCGGGGAGATCCCGTTTACCATCCCGCAGACCTGGACGCCGCGAGTCGATCCCCACGGCCTCGCCTACATCCTGTGGCACTCCAAGGGCTACGCGAACAGCGCGCACTACCGGAACCCGCAGGTCGACAAGCTCTTGGACGATGCCTCCGCGACCTACGACAAGGCCGTCCGAACCGGACTGTACCGGCAGGCGGAGCGCTTGATCGTCGAGGACGCGTCCTACGTGTTCTACTACGCCGCGCCGGACTACGCGCTGATGCGCGGTCAGGTCCGGGGTTTTCGCTACGGCTTCGATCTGATGCCGCGCGTCGCGGAGGCCTGGGTGGAAGGCTGA
- a CDS encoding ABC transporter permease, whose protein sequence is MWRYAARRVLILIPTMLVVTLGIFVLMRTAVRGDPALYLMGHEATLRQAAAARARLGLDRPILVQYGEWLRRLGALDLGRSFEYPIDVRSALAGRLPATAELAGLATLFALAVAIPAGMFITVARDRPAGRAVRAVLVAGICVPNFWLGMLLIYLFGVKLHWPADSAYTPFAQNPGRNLASMLLPAVSLAAFYGAAWARYLSSALLDVLHGDYIRVARAKGLVERTVLFKHALRNALIPVVTIVGQNIPYMLAGAVIVEVVFSLPGVGRLFSDAIQSRDYPVVQGAVLLVTAAVVLSSLVVDLTYGVLDPRIKYD, encoded by the coding sequence ATGTGGCGCTACGCGGCGCGGCGGGTGCTCATCCTCATTCCGACGATGCTGGTCGTCACGCTCGGCATCTTCGTGCTGATGCGTACGGCCGTGCGGGGCGACCCGGCCCTGTACCTGATGGGGCACGAGGCCACGCTCCGGCAGGCCGCGGCCGCGCGCGCCCGGCTCGGACTCGACCGGCCGATCCTCGTGCAGTACGGGGAGTGGCTGCGGCGCCTCGGGGCGCTCGACCTCGGCCGTTCGTTTGAATATCCGATCGACGTCCGCTCGGCGCTCGCGGGACGGCTGCCGGCGACCGCGGAGCTCGCCGGGCTCGCCACGCTGTTTGCACTCGCCGTCGCGATTCCGGCCGGGATGTTCATCACCGTGGCCCGCGACAGGCCCGCCGGCCGCGCCGTGCGTGCGGTGCTGGTCGCGGGCATATGCGTGCCGAACTTCTGGCTCGGGATGCTGTTGATCTACCTGTTCGGCGTCAAGCTGCACTGGCCGGCCGACAGCGCCTACACGCCGTTCGCGCAGAACCCGGGCCGCAACCTCGCCTCGATGCTCCTGCCCGCGGTCAGCCTCGCGGCCTTCTACGGCGCCGCGTGGGCGCGCTATCTCAGCTCGGCGCTCCTCGACGTGCTGCACGGCGACTACATTCGCGTGGCGCGGGCGAAGGGACTCGTCGAGCGCACCGTGCTGTTCAAGCACGCGCTGCGCAACGCGCTGATTCCCGTCGTCACGATCGTGGGGCAGAATATCCCCTACATGCTGGCCGGCGCCGTGATCGTCGAGGTGGTGTTCAGCCTCCCGGGCGTCGGCCGGCTGTTCAGCGACGCGATCCAGTCGCGCGACTATCCTGTGGTGCAGGGCGCCGTCCTGCTCGTGACGGCGGCGGTTGTACTGAGCAGCCTCGTCGTCGACCTGACGTACGGCGTGCTCGATCCGCGTATCAAGTACGACTGA
- a CDS encoding ABC transporter permease, giving the protein MARRLAYRLMSPTGAALGAAVGLLLLAACAPQLLGGYDPLEIQGAQSLRPPAWDHLLGTDLLGKDVLTQIVYGTRTTLLIAAGAVALSLLAGTLIGLVSGFWGGSLLDECLMRLIDALYIFPDLILALTIVAILGPEHLESVVVALAVGHVPAYARLVRGRVLSLREADFVAAARSIGASARRVLARHVLPQTTDIIVARSVVGVSGIILGESALSFLGLGVQPPTPSWGRMLRDGFQYLPTAPWVALAPGAAVFATVFVFNQTGELIRDLLDPHAAAGRVSAPAAVSR; this is encoded by the coding sequence GTGGCCCGCCGTCTCGCGTACCGTCTCATGAGTCCGACCGGCGCCGCCCTCGGCGCCGCCGTCGGGCTGCTACTCCTCGCGGCGTGCGCCCCGCAGCTGCTCGGCGGCTACGATCCGCTGGAGATCCAAGGCGCACAGAGCCTCCGGCCGCCCGCGTGGGATCATCTGCTCGGCACCGACCTGCTCGGCAAGGACGTGCTGACCCAGATCGTGTACGGCACCCGCACCACGCTCCTCATCGCCGCGGGCGCGGTCGCGCTGAGCCTGCTCGCCGGGACGCTGATCGGCCTCGTCTCGGGGTTCTGGGGCGGCAGCCTGCTCGACGAGTGCCTCATGCGGCTCATCGACGCGCTCTACATTTTCCCGGATCTCATCCTGGCGCTGACGATCGTCGCCATTCTCGGCCCCGAGCATCTCGAAAGCGTCGTCGTTGCGCTCGCGGTCGGGCACGTGCCCGCGTACGCGCGGTTGGTTCGCGGGCGGGTGTTGTCGCTGCGCGAGGCCGATTTCGTCGCCGCGGCACGAAGCATCGGTGCGTCCGCCCGCCGCGTCCTCGCACGCCACGTGCTGCCGCAGACGACAGATATCATCGTCGCGCGGTCGGTCGTGGGCGTCTCCGGGATCATCCTCGGGGAGTCCGCGCTCAGTTTTCTCGGTCTCGGCGTCCAGCCGCCCACGCCGAGCTGGGGCCGCATGCTGCGGGACGGCTTTCAATATCTGCCCACGGCGCCGTGGGTGGCGCTGGCGCCGGGGGCCGCCGTCTTCGCGACGGTGTTCGTCTTCAACCAGACCGGCGAGCTGATCCGGGATCTGCTGGACCCGCACGCGGCGGCGGGGCGCGTGTCCGCGCCGGCGGCGGTGAGCCGGTGA
- a CDS encoding TIGR03619 family F420-dependent LLM class oxidoreductase: MSLRVGVGFPGCREGTAYPVGFVHPEGLAAVARRAEELGYHSIWSNDHLTTPHGVSATQAEIPNFYEPIVTYATFANITERLRFMLGVITLPQRDVVLLAKQVATLDRLTGGRVMLGVGLGAYREEFEAVHPQLKGAHRGTMVEEGVEGLRRLFADGRASFAGRYVRFEAVELAPKPVQRPFPIYITAHASSGLERVGRLGDGLIVAARTPDQTRREWAEVRRAAATCGRDPEGLSLHVQTWLAFGGTTREAEERVLRSQHFRRMTAGGRGRSDEERLAEFRAGNLLGTPAEVAEQAAAFRTAGASHLGIILLVDSMEELLAHMEVFAQKVVPAIA; the protein is encoded by the coding sequence GTGAGCCTGCGCGTGGGCGTCGGCTTCCCCGGCTGCCGCGAAGGCACCGCGTATCCGGTCGGGTTCGTGCATCCCGAGGGCCTCGCGGCGGTGGCCCGGCGGGCGGAGGAGCTCGGCTACCACTCGATCTGGTCGAACGACCACCTGACGACGCCGCACGGCGTCAGCGCGACTCAGGCCGAGATCCCGAACTTCTATGAGCCGATCGTCACCTACGCCACATTCGCAAACATCACGGAGCGACTGCGGTTCATGCTCGGCGTGATCACCCTGCCGCAGCGCGACGTCGTGCTGCTGGCCAAGCAGGTTGCGACGCTCGACCGTCTGACGGGCGGCCGCGTGATGCTGGGCGTCGGGCTGGGCGCCTACCGGGAAGAGTTCGAGGCGGTGCATCCTCAATTGAAAGGCGCGCACCGCGGCACGATGGTGGAAGAAGGCGTCGAGGGGCTGCGCCGCCTGTTCGCGGATGGACGCGCGAGCTTCGCCGGCCGCTACGTGCGGTTCGAGGCGGTGGAGCTGGCGCCGAAGCCGGTCCAGCGGCCGTTTCCGATCTACATCACGGCGCACGCATCGTCCGGCCTCGAGCGGGTCGGACGGCTCGGCGATGGTCTGATCGTGGCGGCGCGCACGCCGGACCAGACGCGGCGCGAGTGGGCGGAAGTGCGCCGGGCGGCGGCCACGTGCGGCCGGGATCCCGAGGGGCTCAGCCTGCACGTTCAGACGTGGCTGGCGTTCGGCGGCACGACCCGCGAGGCTGAGGAGCGCGTGCTCCGTTCGCAGCACTTCCGCCGCATGACCGCGGGCGGCCGAGGACGCAGCGACGAGGAGCGGCTCGCGGAATTTCGGGCCGGCAACCTTTTGGGCACACCGGCGGAGGTCGCCGAGCAGGCCGCCGCATTCCGGACCGCCGGCGCGTCCCACCTCGGCATCATTCTGCTGGTCGACAGCATGGAGGAGCTGCTCGCGCACATGGAGGTATTTGCGCAGAAGGTCGTGCCGGCGATCGCGTAG
- a CDS encoding DUF3830 family protein, whose translation MARIEIVLGDEVFHATLSEAAAPKTVGAVLKALPFEGRAVHAQLSGDMFRMFEHAPIPVEETENKQAYQAPGEIVYYPPIQEIAIAYGAARFRGNAGFLYLTPLGFVDEQDLPRLARTAERLMWDGSKRIQFRRAEGAAAATSRPVEAAGRQIEIDVDGVTVTASLLDAAAPKTAAALWEVLPLTGRVTNTKWSGQMLRFWGPDGELGQVPIRLESPENGQELHWPGYLYYHPAYRGLRLCYGQAQQSGPATVSRLTPLARLSGDWSAFRAKAGAIMFEGAKTMTIRRKER comes from the coding sequence GTGGCGCGGATCGAGATCGTGCTGGGCGATGAGGTGTTTCACGCCACGCTGTCGGAGGCCGCGGCGCCGAAGACCGTCGGGGCGGTGCTGAAAGCGCTGCCGTTCGAGGGGCGGGCGGTGCACGCGCAGTTGAGCGGGGACATGTTCCGCATGTTCGAGCACGCACCGATCCCGGTCGAGGAGACGGAGAACAAGCAGGCGTACCAGGCGCCCGGTGAGATCGTCTACTACCCGCCGATCCAGGAGATCGCGATCGCGTACGGCGCGGCGCGGTTTCGCGGAAACGCGGGCTTTCTATACCTTACCCCGCTCGGGTTCGTCGACGAGCAGGACCTGCCGCGCCTCGCCAGGACAGCGGAGCGCCTGATGTGGGACGGCTCGAAGCGCATCCAGTTCCGGCGGGCGGAGGGCGCCGCGGCCGCGACGTCCCGGCCGGTGGAGGCGGCCGGCCGGCAGATCGAGATCGATGTCGACGGAGTCACCGTGACGGCGTCGCTGCTCGACGCGGCCGCGCCGAAGACGGCGGCGGCGCTGTGGGAGGTATTGCCGCTCACGGGCCGCGTGACGAACACGAAGTGGAGCGGTCAGATGCTGCGGTTTTGGGGCCCGGACGGCGAGCTCGGGCAGGTGCCGATCCGGCTCGAGTCGCCGGAGAACGGCCAGGAGCTGCACTGGCCCGGCTACCTCTACTATCACCCGGCGTACCGGGGCCTGCGCCTCTGCTACGGACAGGCGCAGCAGAGCGGGCCGGCCACGGTGTCCCGCCTCACGCCGCTCGCGCGGCTCAGCGGCGACTGGAGCGCGTTCCGCGCGAAGGCCGGCGCGATCATGTTCGAGGGCGCCAAGACCATGACCATCCGCCGCAAGGAGCGTTGA
- a CDS encoding DUF3830 family protein — protein sequence MKKITIELGGVRAEGELWDDRAPKTVAALLPHLPISDRTIHVRWSGAAWRTEKNYPLQVGEIENRATWLERGDIVYYDAPEYDLFKVAFIYGQSQWRDPKGELYVARIGRVTGNLDAFVQACEQVLLQGPKTVAIRLA from the coding sequence ATGAAGAAGATCACGATAGAGCTCGGCGGGGTCCGCGCGGAAGGCGAGCTGTGGGACGACCGGGCACCGAAGACGGTGGCGGCGTTGCTGCCGCACTTGCCGATCTCCGACCGCACGATCCACGTTCGCTGGTCGGGCGCCGCCTGGCGAACCGAAAAGAACTACCCGCTCCAGGTCGGCGAGATCGAGAATCGGGCGACGTGGCTCGAACGCGGCGACATCGTCTACTACGACGCCCCGGAGTACGACTTGTTCAAGGTGGCGTTCATCTACGGCCAGAGCCAGTGGCGCGATCCGAAAGGCGAGCTGTACGTCGCGCGCATCGGCAGAGTCACCGGGAACCTCGACGCCTTCGTCCAGGCCTGCGAGCAGGTGCTGCTCCAGGGGCCGAAGACCGTCGCGATCCGGCTCGCCTGA
- a CDS encoding ABC transporter substrate-binding protein, producing MKRREFLRTTAAAAAGYALAGRGGLRWAHAAAPQSGGTLRVGWIPNAHTLDPHYSVDFAERHVMYAVYNNLVAVNPSFEIVPELARSWKIEPNGKVITFQLQPGVRFHDGTPCDAAAVKWNMDFILTPTNNSPMGKLIGPFMAGVEATGPTTVVFHTKEPYPGLLAALAERPGFIVSPAAWQKYGRDLGRHPVGTGPFEFVEWVSDDHVTLKRFAGYWDKGKPYLDGIVYRVIPDPAVRGTMVRTGEVDTASSPDPKDIPGLEHAPNVKVITANPSGHWWATQWRVDRPPFNNKALRQAIAYGIDREEFVKVMLGGRGTVAKGPTPSNVWWYNDGVKGYTYDPAKAKSLLAEAGHGGGFSAEFATDNTPLGLQFAELLQQQLKKINVNITINPVNPSDMYQQVLAAKLNWARTDWTLRGDPDGLLRILFYTGNFANSTGYSGVDRLLRDASSTYDRAIRKKVYGEIEQTVINDAPYVWFFYVPEYAPTRTQVQNFAWIPDSVPRYRDLWIAK from the coding sequence ATGAAACGCCGGGAGTTTCTTCGCACCACCGCGGCCGCCGCGGCCGGCTATGCCCTGGCCGGGAGGGGCGGCCTCCGTTGGGCGCACGCCGCCGCGCCGCAGAGCGGGGGGACGCTGCGCGTCGGGTGGATTCCGAACGCGCACACGCTCGATCCGCATTACTCCGTGGACTTCGCGGAGCGGCACGTGATGTACGCGGTCTACAACAACCTGGTGGCGGTCAACCCGTCCTTCGAGATCGTGCCGGAGCTGGCCCGGTCGTGGAAGATCGAGCCAAACGGCAAGGTGATCACGTTTCAGCTGCAGCCGGGCGTCCGATTCCATGACGGCACGCCGTGCGACGCGGCGGCGGTCAAGTGGAACATGGACTTCATCCTCACCCCGACCAACAACTCGCCGATGGGCAAGCTGATCGGTCCGTTCATGGCCGGCGTCGAGGCGACCGGCCCCACCACGGTGGTCTTTCACACGAAGGAGCCGTATCCGGGACTGCTGGCTGCGCTCGCCGAGCGGCCCGGCTTCATAGTGTCGCCCGCCGCGTGGCAGAAGTACGGCCGGGATCTCGGGCGCCACCCGGTCGGCACGGGCCCGTTCGAGTTCGTCGAATGGGTCTCGGACGACCACGTCACGCTCAAGCGGTTCGCGGGCTACTGGGACAAGGGGAAGCCGTACCTCGACGGCATCGTCTACCGGGTCATTCCGGATCCGGCGGTGCGCGGGACGATGGTGCGCACCGGAGAGGTCGATACCGCCAGTTCACCGGACCCCAAGGATATCCCGGGCCTCGAGCACGCTCCGAACGTGAAGGTCATCACGGCGAACCCGTCCGGCCACTGGTGGGCGACTCAGTGGCGCGTGGACCGGCCGCCGTTCAACAACAAGGCGCTCCGCCAGGCCATCGCCTACGGCATCGACCGTGAGGAGTTCGTCAAAGTGATGCTGGGCGGCCGCGGCACCGTCGCGAAGGGCCCCACGCCGTCCAACGTCTGGTGGTACAACGACGGCGTCAAGGGCTACACGTACGATCCGGCCAAGGCGAAGAGCCTGCTCGCCGAAGCCGGGCACGGAGGCGGGTTTTCCGCGGAGTTTGCCACCGACAACACCCCGCTCGGACTCCAGTTCGCCGAACTGCTGCAGCAGCAGCTCAAGAAGATCAACGTCAATATCACGATCAACCCGGTCAATCCGTCCGACATGTACCAGCAGGTGCTGGCCGCGAAGCTGAACTGGGCGAGGACGGACTGGACGCTGCGCGGCGATCCCGACGGGCTGCTGCGCATCCTCTTCTACACCGGCAACTTTGCCAATTCCACCGGGTACTCGGGCGTGGACCGGCTGCTGCGGGACGCCAGTTCCACCTACGACCGGGCGATCCGGAAGAAGGTCTACGGCGAGATCGAGCAGACCGTGATCAACGACGCGCCGTACGTTTGGTTCTTCTACGTGCCGGAATACGCGCCGACCCGGACCCAGGTCCAGAACTTCGCCTGGATTCCGGACTCCGTGCCGCGCTACCGGGACCTGTGGATCGCCAAGTGA
- a CDS encoding ABC transporter permease — MARYIVQRLLAIIPMAVLLTAAVFALVHVFLGDPVVLMLGREADLDTAQRLRHELGLDRPLYVQYADWLTGAARGDLGRSLRDRVPVARALEERLGVTGELTLLAMAAALAVALLLGTAAAVHAGSALDLAVSGFCIAGVTLPNFLVGIILIFFFALTLRWLPSGGYAPLLAQPLENLRLMILPTATLSLAYIGFLSLVLKSSLKVALRAPYVQTGRAKGITERRVLVRHVLRNSLIPLLSVLGVEVGRLFGGAVITETIFALPGVGRLLVDSILGRDFPVIQAVVALLTFGVLVVNLCVDLAYGWLDPRVTYE, encoded by the coding sequence GTGGCGCGCTACATCGTCCAGCGCCTGCTCGCCATCATCCCGATGGCCGTGCTGCTGACGGCCGCCGTCTTTGCGCTGGTGCACGTCTTTCTGGGCGACCCGGTGGTCCTGATGCTCGGGCGGGAAGCGGATCTCGACACGGCGCAGCGGCTGCGCCACGAGCTGGGGCTCGACCGGCCGCTCTACGTTCAGTACGCGGACTGGCTGACCGGGGCCGCGCGCGGGGACCTCGGCCGTTCCCTGCGCGACCGGGTGCCGGTGGCCCGCGCCCTCGAGGAACGCCTCGGGGTCACCGGGGAGCTGACGCTGCTCGCCATGGCGGCGGCGCTCGCCGTCGCGCTGCTGCTCGGCACCGCGGCGGCCGTCCACGCCGGGAGCGCCCTGGATCTCGCGGTCTCCGGGTTCTGCATCGCCGGCGTGACGCTGCCCAACTTCCTCGTCGGGATCATCCTCATCTTTTTCTTCGCTCTGACGCTCCGATGGCTGCCGAGCGGCGGCTACGCGCCGCTGCTCGCGCAGCCCCTCGAAAACCTGCGGCTCATGATCCTGCCGACGGCGACGCTGAGCCTCGCGTACATCGGGTTCCTGAGCCTCGTGCTGAAGTCGAGCCTCAAGGTCGCCCTCCGGGCGCCGTACGTGCAGACGGGGCGGGCGAAAGGCATCACCGAGCGGCGGGTGCTCGTGCGGCACGTCCTGCGCAACTCGTTGATCCCGCTGCTGAGCGTGCTCGGCGTCGAGGTGGGCCGGCTGTTTGGCGGCGCGGTGATCACAGAGACGATCTTCGCGCTGCCGGGCGTCGGGCGCCTTCTGGTCGACTCGATCCTCGGCCGCGACTTCCCCGTCATCCAGGCCGTCGTGGCGCTGCTCACGTTCGGGGTGCTCGTTGTGAACCTCTGCGTCGATCTCGCCTACGGATGGCTCGATCCGCGGGTGACCTACGAGTGA
- a CDS encoding ABC transporter permease gives MTRTRRVLRNRPLVAGVCLAGAAVAMALLAPWLAPYDPLAYHPDHTLEGPSRAFLLGTDNLGRDILSEDIYGARISLVVGSAAVVLGLAGGVPWGLVSGFLGGRLDYGLMRLADVALVFPSLVLALVIRAFLGSSLLNVIVALGVTITPGLARVTRGEVLSIRSRDFVVAAVAVGASTPRILLRHIIPNILDLIVVLGTAGMGGAILTEASLSFLGFGTPPPAPSWGRMLREGYAYLLITPWISVSAGVAIFIAVLGFYLAGEGARRLLHRERV, from the coding sequence ATGACGCGAACGCGTCGGGTGCTCCGGAACCGCCCGCTCGTCGCGGGCGTCTGTCTGGCGGGCGCCGCCGTCGCGATGGCGCTGCTCGCGCCGTGGCTCGCGCCATACGATCCGCTCGCCTATCACCCCGACCACACGCTCGAGGGCCCAAGCCGCGCGTTCCTGCTCGGCACCGACAATCTCGGACGGGACATTCTGAGCGAGGACATCTACGGCGCCCGGATCTCGCTCGTGGTGGGCTCGGCGGCGGTGGTGCTCGGGCTCGCCGGCGGCGTGCCGTGGGGGCTCGTGAGCGGTTTTCTCGGCGGGCGCCTCGACTACGGGCTGATGCGGTTGGCCGACGTCGCGCTCGTCTTTCCGTCGCTCGTGCTCGCGCTCGTGATCCGCGCGTTCCTCGGCTCGAGCCTCCTCAACGTCATCGTCGCGCTCGGGGTCACGATCACGCCGGGGCTCGCGCGGGTCACGCGGGGCGAGGTGCTGAGCATCCGGTCCCGCGACTTCGTCGTCGCGGCCGTGGCCGTCGGCGCCAGCACCCCGCGGATCTTGCTCCGCCATATCATCCCCAACATCCTCGACCTCATCGTGGTCCTCGGCACGGCGGGGATGGGCGGCGCGATCTTGACCGAGGCGAGCCTGTCGTTCCTCGGGTTCGGCACGCCGCCGCCGGCCCCGAGCTGGGGGCGCATGCTGCGCGAGGGCTACGCGTATCTCCTGATCACGCCCTGGATCTCGGTCAGCGCCGGCGTCGCGATCTTCATCGCGGTGCTGGGGTTCTACCTCGCCGGCGAGGGCGCGCGGCGGCTGCTGCACCGCGAGCGGGTCTGA
- a CDS encoding carbon-nitrogen hydrolase family protein → MRIALCQLVASPNKSDNLEAAVQALREAGRRGADVALLPEVYMAFVHPKGPAKPAEIAEPVDGPFVSSLAAEARAQHLYVGCGLWEAAPGERVRAFNTTVLIGPDGRVVLAYRKTHLYDAFAFRESDLIVAGDEPPDVIRTPLGTFGLLVCYELRFPELARRLALAGADVLLLPAAWIAGPLKEAHWATLLQARAIENTIFVAAANQTGNVSTGRSVLVDPMGVSIVDAGEEPGVYTGDVDLARIARVREKLPLLQQRRDALYTPPAVGARR, encoded by the coding sequence ATGCGCATCGCGTTGTGCCAGCTCGTCGCGTCCCCGAACAAGTCCGACAATCTCGAGGCGGCGGTCCAGGCGCTGCGGGAGGCCGGACGCCGCGGCGCCGACGTGGCGCTGCTCCCGGAAGTCTACATGGCGTTTGTGCACCCGAAGGGCCCCGCGAAGCCCGCCGAGATCGCGGAGCCCGTGGACGGACCGTTCGTCTCGAGCTTGGCCGCGGAGGCGCGCGCACAGCACCTCTACGTCGGCTGCGGGCTCTGGGAGGCGGCGCCGGGGGAGCGCGTCCGGGCGTTCAACACCACGGTGCTGATCGGCCCCGACGGACGGGTGGTGCTCGCGTACCGCAAGACGCACCTCTACGACGCGTTTGCGTTCCGGGAGTCGGACCTCATCGTGGCGGGGGACGAGCCGCCCGACGTGATTCGCACCCCGCTCGGCACGTTCGGCCTGCTGGTGTGCTACGAGCTGAGGTTCCCGGAGCTCGCCCGCCGCCTGGCCCTCGCCGGCGCAGACGTGCTGCTCCTGCCGGCGGCGTGGATCGCCGGCCCGCTGAAGGAAGCGCACTGGGCGACGCTGCTGCAGGCGCGGGCGATCGAGAACACGATCTTCGTCGCGGCCGCCAACCAGACCGGAAACGTCAGCACCGGCCGCAGCGTTCTCGTCGATCCGATGGGCGTGTCGATCGTCGACGCCGGGGAGGAACCCGGCGTCTACACCGGCGACGTCGATCTCGCGCGCATCGCGCGGGTCCGCGAGAAGCTGCCGCTGCTGCAGCAGCGCCGCGACGCGCTGTACACGCCGCCCGCGGTGGGAGCCCGCCGGTAG
- a CDS encoding sugar phosphate isomerase/epimerase family protein, whose amino-acid sequence MALARRLGYDAVEISMDGTGMVFGGRLHADRLRDALRAFAAHPFSYSVHSPSSLDLRDRRNREAQLDLARATLRFSREVGARVLVIHFEQQSPDREDEAAFTEAILRLSDEAGGVLLGVENIEVERVEPVVERVRQIARPNVIMTLDVGHAALAAAQFRFDLMDAVRTALPAVGHVHVNDNFGRYDPLRLENFTLYRTQTPADTFPLGKGDLHLPVGWGALPLDRVFGLLRGYRGTVIHEYRHALFPDTAAADYGRVRALVDTLDGGPRDAHAGGG is encoded by the coding sequence CTGGCGCTCGCCCGCCGGCTCGGCTACGACGCCGTCGAGATCAGTATGGACGGGACCGGCATGGTGTTCGGCGGCCGCCTCCACGCCGATCGCCTGCGCGACGCGTTGCGCGCCTTCGCCGCGCACCCCTTCAGCTACTCGGTGCACAGCCCCAGCAGCCTCGACCTGCGCGATCGCCGCAACCGGGAGGCGCAGCTGGACCTCGCGCGCGCGACGCTGCGCTTCAGCCGGGAGGTCGGAGCCCGCGTGCTGGTGATCCACTTCGAACAGCAGAGTCCCGATCGGGAGGACGAAGCCGCGTTCACCGAAGCGATCCTTCGCCTCTCCGACGAGGCCGGCGGCGTGCTGCTCGGCGTCGAGAATATCGAGGTCGAGCGGGTCGAGCCCGTGGTCGAGCGCGTTCGCCAGATCGCCCGGCCGAATGTGATCATGACCCTCGATGTGGGGCACGCCGCCCTCGCCGCGGCCCAGTTCCGCTTCGACCTGATGGACGCGGTCCGGACGGCGCTGCCGGCGGTCGGGCACGTGCACGTCAACGACAACTTCGGACGCTACGATCCGCTGCGTCTCGAGAACTTCACGCTGTACCGAACGCAAACGCCGGCCGATACGTTTCCCTTAGGGAAGGGCGACCTGCACCTGCCGGTCGGTTGGGGGGCCCTGCCGCTGGACCGCGTCTTCGGCCTCCTGCGCGGGTACCGGGGGACGGTGATTCACGAGTACCGTCACGCGCTGTTCCCGGACACGGCCGCGGCGGACTACGGCCGCGTCCGCGCCCTCGTCGACACGCTGGACGGCGGACCGCGGGACGCGCATGCTGGCGGTGGATGA